The following nucleotide sequence is from Candidatus Paceibacterota bacterium.
GATCGCGTCGAGGTAAACCAGGCCTTCTTCGAGGAGCGCATTCGGGCGGCTCTGGCGGTGCGGCAGAAGCATTTGCCTGGCGCCACTTCCTTCCGCGTGGTGAATGCGGAAAGCGATTTCCTCAGCGGCCTCATCATAGACAAGTATGAGGACGTGCTGGTCGTGCAGATTTCATCGCTGGGCATGGACCAGCGCAAGGATCTGATTGTGGCCGCGCTGCAGGCCCTCTTCGCGCCGCGGGCAATCGTGCAACGGAGCGAGGTCGCCTCGCGCAAGTTCGAGGGCCTGGGAGAGGCCAGCGGTGTCCTGGCGGGAACGCTCGGAAGCCCGGCTTCGGTTACCTTAAACGGCCTGCGATTCGAGGCGGATGTGCTCGGCGGGCACAAGACCGGCCTGTATCTCGACCAGCAGGTGAATTGTCGGCGCGTGGCCGATTTGGCGAAAGGCGCGCAGGTGCTGGACTGCTTCAGCTTCGTGGGCGGGTTCGGGCTGCACGCCGCCCGGGCCGGAGCCGCGCACGTGCACATGCTCGACCAGAGCGCCGAGGCCCTGGCCGCTGCCGCGCGCAATGCGGCCGCCAATAACCTGGCCGGGCAGTGCTCATTCGAAACAGTGAACGTCTTCGATTGGTTCAAGATGCAGACTGCGACCCAGCCTCACGAGAAGCTCGTTCCCCGCTGGGATTTGATTGTGCTCGACCCGCCCTCCTTCACGCGCAACCGCGCTTCAGTGCCGGACGCCTTGCGCGGTTACAAGGAGATTCATCTGCGCGCGCTCAAGCTGCTCAAGGCCGGCGGCACACTCGCAACCTTCTGCTGCTCGCATCATGTGAATGCCGGTTTGTTCCAGGACACCGTCCTCTCAGCCGCGTTCGATGCCCGCCGCATCCTGCGCCGTATTGACACCTACTCGCAGTCCCCCGACCACCCGATCATCCCGATGATCCCGGAGACGGAGTATTTGAAGGGATTTGCGTTCGAGGTGGTAAAGTAGGCCTCTGCCGCCGTCTCCAAGCCCGGCCCGCCCTACGCTTTGAGCAGGTTGAGCTGCCAGCTCATCAATTCACCGGCGTGCTTATCCCAATCGTGGGCCAGGTCCGAGAGGACTGAGCGACTGGCAATGAGTGTGGGATCAATGCCAAGGCTGGCGCCATGAGCGTTGCGTCGCTTTTCCAGCTCCGCATAGCGCCGCCGTTCACCCTCGCTCGAGCGGCGCGCGACTCGGCGCGGGATTCTGGGGTATTGCTCGGGCGCAAGGCCAAGCCCCTGGGCAATAGCCTTGTTCACCCCGCTTCGGCGCCGTTCAGAGATGTGCCGCGGCAGAAACGGCTCGATGGCTTGATCTGCCACCGCGGCTGCGGCAATCCGGACCAGCGCCTCATGGCTCAACACAAAGAACGGCGGCCGGTTGGCGGCGAGGGCCTCCTTTTCGCGCCACCGCCACAGCTCCCGCAAGACCGCCAATGCCGGGCGGTCCAGGAGGTGGCTGCCTTTGACGCGCCAGACCGAGTCCATATCCGGGAGGCGGTGCGCCGTTGAGT
It contains:
- a CDS encoding class I SAM-dependent rRNA methyltransferase; translation: MQSLPTLLLKPGEADRLLAGHPWVYHGSVLRLTQPAADGALVQVKDHRQRLLGTGFYNSKSRINVRVLSPDRVEVNQAFFEERIRAALAVRQKHLPGATSFRVVNAESDFLSGLIIDKYEDVLVVQISSLGMDQRKDLIVAALQALFAPRAIVQRSEVASRKFEGLGEASGVLAGTLGSPASVTLNGLRFEADVLGGHKTGLYLDQQVNCRRVADLAKGAQVLDCFSFVGGFGLHAARAGAAHVHMLDQSAEALAAAARNAAANNLAGQCSFETVNVFDWFKMQTATQPHEKLVPRWDLIVLDPPSFTRNRASVPDALRGYKEIHLRALKLLKAGGTLATFCCSHHVNAGLFQDTVLSAAFDARRILRRIDTYSQSPDHPIIPMIPETEYLKGFAFEVVK